Sequence from the Suncus etruscus isolate mSunEtr1 chromosome 1, mSunEtr1.pri.cur, whole genome shotgun sequence genome:
cccaagccaggggcgatttctgagcgcatagccaggagtaacccctgagtatcaaacgggtgtggcccccccaaaaaaaaaaaaaaagttggggctggagtagtggtgcagcgatagggtgtttaccCTGCACgtagctgaccaaggacagatcatggttcgttcccccggcatcccatatggtaccccaagccaggaatgacccctgcgtgtcaccgggtgtggcccaaaaataaaataaaaataataataaaaaaaaaaaggcaaagttcagggccagagtaacagcacagcggtaacgtagggtatttgccttacacaataCTGACCCAGAACAcatctgggcttgatccccagcatcccaaatagacCCTTGAGcttgacagaagtgatttctgagccaggagtagcccctgagtgacactaggtgtgacccagacaccaacacacacacacacacgcacgcacgcacgcacgcacacacacacatgcagaccCTCCTGTCTACCTTCTCACTCCATGTCCACACACTTCCTCAACTAGTGACAGAGACAGCGACAAGAGTCCTCTGCATAGGAGCCCAGAGCCCTATTCTTGGCCCCACCCCAGCCTTTATCTCCTCTGCTCCCAGCTACAGGTTCCTGGCCTGGGGCCACTGTCCTCAGCCAGTCCCGGGCAAGACCCACCCAGGAGAGAGAAGCGGTCACACATGAGCACTTACAAACTTGAGCATGTTCCAGTCGAACACATAGTCGTAGGAGAAGCCCTGGCGATGGAACAGGTTCCTGAAGAGCTGTCTCAGGTATGAGTAGTCGGGCTTGTCGTCAAAGCGCAGAGAGCGGCAGAAGTTCAGGTACGTGGCAAACTCAGCTGGAAAACAATAAGTCCACACTTACTAGCTGCACCTCGCCTCACCTGCAGCCGGGGCTGCTGCTGGGCGCCACTGTCCCTGCACAGGGCTGCGGATACTCACAGGGGTAGCCTTTACAGAGCACCTCGATGGGCGTCGACATCTTCTTCTCACTGATCCTCTCGTACTTCTGCCGCTTGGTGGCAGCCTTCAGCCCCTGCCAGGGCAGGGAGCCCAGGTTGAAGTACATGAGCACGTAGCCCAGGGACTCTAGGTCGTCCCTCCGAGACTGTtctggggggagagagagagagagagagagagagagagagagagagagagagagagagagagagagagagagagagagagagagagtcagagtaCAGGCCCAGGCCACACGTACCACCTGAGAAGCCCAGTCCCCACCCTTGAAGCCTGGCAGACGGGTGGATTGGCCACAAGGCTCACCGATGCCAAGATGCGTATTGATGGAGGCATAGCGCGCTGTGCCCGTGAGGTTCTTGTTTTCACGGTAGGGGATGTGCTGGTGTGTGCGGGCGTCCCGGTACTTCTTGGCCAGTCCGAAGTCAATGATGTACACGAGGTTGCCTTTCTTCCCCAAGCCCATGAGAAAGTTGTCTGGCTTCACGTCTCGGTGGATGAAGTTCTTCGAGTGGATATATTCGATCCGACTAATCTGGGGGCAGAGGAGCAATGACCGGGTCACGCCAGGCAGCGGTCTTGGGAAGATGGAGGATGCAGCCTGCCCCAAGGGTTAGGCTTCCTGCCCGCTCCCCCGCCATGGGTGCCCTAGCAGGAGGCCTCACCATCTGGTCGGCCAGGAGCAGGACGGTCTTGAGGCTGAACTTCCTGGAGCAGAAGTTAAAGAGATCCTCCAGGCTGGGCCCCAGCAGCTCCATCACCATGACGTTGTAGTCACCCTCCGCCCCGCACCACCGGATGGTGGGGATGCCCACTGCGGGCAAGAGCAGCTCTCAGGACAGGGCGGGCCCCAGACATACCCACGCCCCATCCCCCGGCAGCTGACAGTGGCACCCAAACATTCCTTtggttggttccctgagccacaGGGCCCACAGGCCCCTGGACTCCAGTCCTGGGAGAGAAGTGAGGGCAGATGGGTGGTGAGGCCACCCCACCATGGAGACACGTGCACTACATGGGGAGAAAGGGGTGTGGGGACATCGGGGCGGTGTCCTGCCTGCCCACATCAGTGTTGCGCCTATCCTGGGCTCTCAGGGGACCTGTGTCCAGCGCACAGGGGCAGACTGCAGTGTGCCCCCAAGGTGAGCACATCCACCTCTACCCGTGCAGGCTACGGACGACCAATTCAGCTATGGTAGCCCAATAGTCTCCACCTTCCTGAACCTGTGAATTGGTGGCTACTaaggcagaaaataaaaacatttattgtcAGCAATGGCCATTTTGTGTTTGTCTTTTTCATGATCAACCCAGTAGTGCCCAGAGGACCCCACGCTACCACAGATGGAACGGGGGTTCAGAAGGCAAGGTTGCACTCCACCCACACCCAGCACCTGCCCTGTGCGTTCTTAAGGGCAGGGGTTGCGGCTatatcagtgatgctcaggctcactcctagcaagcttgggagaccatagggcaTGCCGGGGATGGGACCAGGATGGGACCTGAAAGAGAACCACCCTGGCCCTCTCGAACTAACATTCGTTGCAGACGGGCAGATGCAGCAATGAGCCTATGTTTCCCAGCTCAGCTGCCTGACAGGCCATGGCCATTCCAAACTCTGTGCTACACTGACCTCCACCCAGCTTCTGACAGCTTTTGGTCTCCTCTGACAGGACCAAAGACACCTCTTCTCTCCAAAAGGGAGATAAAATCAACCAGTGATGGGGCTgcagatagaacagcaggtaaggcatttgccctgcatgaggcTGGGTTCAATCACATCTGGTCTCCAGAGGCCTCAGGAGGGATCCctgcacacagccaggtgtggctccaaaacaaataaaagtgtaTTTGCCCAGCAGATTGTCTTTCTCTGTGAGAGCCAGCGAGACACTTCGTAGACTGCAGGTGCCAACACCATCAGGTTTTCTTGGGAGGGTCACATGTGCATGAGCTGACCTCTTCTACCAAGGGAATTTGAACTCAGGGCTGGCAGGTCCTCCCTCACTAGGGTTTAGAGCCAATGCCCCAGAATACTGACTCTACTCAAATTTTGCTTTGCTGTTGACACCAGCAGCCAAACGGAATCTTTGGAAAGAGGAAACATGTCTCCATCTTCCTCTTGCCTGGACCAACCCAAAAGTGTCTGAAGGCAGAATCACCTTTCTCCTCCTTCAGCCCAAGTCACCCCCTTTCTGTAGGCAGTTGCCTTGGGCTGCTCTGGCAGTTCTCATATCAAGTACTTGCCAAGCTCAAGTAGGGTGGTATGGCAGGTCCTCAGGGAGCCCACAGACCAACTGGGGACCCAGCAAGTATCCTCGGTCCCGGTCAATGTCCCTTCCACATGATTCGTGGACTCAGAAGCAGTGAAGTGTCTTAGGTGCTCTGGTCTGGCCTGCTGCGGCTCTTGTATGTCCCTATGGACCTTTGCTCTCAGATACCAGAGGGTAGGTGGGGCCTGGTCCCTGGAGCTGTCCATCGTGTATGCAGGCAGCTAGGCTAGGTACTAGCATCCCATAGGCTCTGCCTCGCCTGGGCGGACCGGGACGGATGGACATGtgtgcgcgcacgcgcgcgcacacacacacacacacacacacacacacacacacacacgttggtTAGTGCTCAAGGGCACAAGGATGTGAGCACTGCTCACTGCCGCTCAGGTGGGAGGGTCTGCCTGAATCCAGGTCAGGCCGTAGCCCACTTGTCCCGACTGGGACCAGTGAGCTAAGTGTCTTTGTGCAGGAAGTGGGGTCTGGAAGCCAGGTGGGGGAGGAGCCAAGTCACTGAGAGCTAATATGCAAATCCTAGAAAGTCATGTCAACGTGATCACAAAAAGAGCAGACATGCAAAGTTAACTCTACCTTTACGATCGGACTCCAAAACTCTGTTTATCTTGAACTTATGGTTTGGCCCTCTGCCCCAGTGCCCAAACACTACCTAGTAGCAGAGTGCAGCTGCCCTGCTGGCTTACCAAACACTTCCCTCCCTACCAGCAACACGCAGCACACCACCAGATACCAGCCAACAGACCTAAAACTCAGTTTATAGAGGCTCACTCGTGGAGCTGGTGTCACAGTGCAGCAGGTAGGTGCTGGGCTTACCCACAGCAGCCAACCCGGTTAGATCCCAGGCATTGTATAAGGTCccatgagcatgccaggagtaattcctgaatgcagagtctagtaacccctgagccccattgGGTATAACCAAAGATAGAGGCTCATTGGTACTTGGGAGAAAGAAGTAGTTTGTAAGTAATTGTTGGGGTGATAAAACGAATCTGCTCTCTACCCTGATGCGGAGCTAACCTGCTCTAGCCAGTGCACCCTCCAGGCCATGTGGGACAAAGGTCACATGTTCTGAGGTTCCCAGCTTCCTTTCCCACCCCAGCTTCTGTGTAGGGGCCAGCAGAAGCAGGCCCGTGCTTTGCCACACTGAGCACCTGTTCCACAGGCGTGGCCACGCACTCACCTGCAACCCAGAATGCAAACCACATCATGAGCGGCACAAGTCATGGCCCAGAGCATGAGGGAGGCACCATCCCTCAAAGGAAGATGCTAAAAGCCAACCTGGGATGACCCTTAACAACAAACAGGTTAGGAGAGGGCTGAGGCGGAGCAAATACATGCCAGGCACATGAGGTCCGGGATTAGAGCCTGAACACCAAATGgcatcctgagcaccacatgggaGTCTCCCTCACTCAccccaaagaaaacaagcagggcccggagagagagcacaacggcgtttgccttgcaaacagcggatccaggaccaaaggtggttggttcgaatccccgtgtcccatagggtcccccgtgcctgccaggagctatttctgagcagacagccaggagtaacccctgagcaccgccgggtgtggcccaaaaaccaaaaaaagaaaacaagcagaaGACACAATGGACACAGGTCCAAAAGACTCTCAGAGAGCTGCCAAAACTAACACAAGAACTTGAAGAAGGCAGAAGCTGCTCCAAGCAGGCCTGTTCGCTTGGACAGGGTCGGCAATGGCCCTCCTTCCTTGGGCAATCAGAAGCCTCCCTGCTTGGCAGACGCAGATGCACCACCGACAAGCATCTGGGAAGGGCGGCCTGGCATGCGTGCTGCCCTAGAGCAGTCAAGCCACCTGGGGCTAGCAGGGTCAAGACCTGGAGTGGGCACTGGGTAGGGCAGGCAACGGGGCAGCACCTGGCTGCATGGACACGTGAGTAGCACCAGCAGCCTCGGTGACCCTTAGGATGAGCAAGGGGCTGCCCGAAGCATTCGGGTAGTTCTAACACTTGACACGCTTTCCCTCCCCGAGTTAAAAGGCACCACACAAGGCAGGGGCAGACTGGGGCCAGGACCACCACGTACAAGCAGCCCACCGAGACCTGTAAGATATCATGACCCCAGTATGGGGACTCTGCAgtaacccacaaacaaaaaacttcagcACTTCAACCTTAAGACAGTTGCAAATAAAACTGCCCGATGTTTCTAGATATTGCCCTAAGTTGTTTCAAGTTAGGCAGCCGAACTGTTTAGATGACCCCAATTTTCTGGAAAACATCCAAGGCCTCCTAAACCAATGGAAATGGACGCTTGCCTCTCCTCTCTCGTCAGGCTGCACCTAGGCCAGTTCCTTCACAGCTTGCTGCATCGGGGGTGCTGTGAGCAAACTCGCGGCCTTCTCGACCGGCTTCCTGGAGGGCACAGTGGCCACGCTGGTCGCTCTAGAGCCACTGTCCCCGCAAATGGGTCTTTGGGTTCTGCCAAATCCTTTGCCAACATCGTTGCTCACTCTCTTTGGTTCCTGCTATTCAGACTTCTTCCTGCAGTGTGACCCAGTAATATTCAAGTTCAGCCTATGTCCTGGCAAGAACCTGCAGGCGCCAATGCACAGCACTCTGTGGCAAGGAGCACGCCCAAGTGTGTGATGCTGTGTCATACCAAAGTATCCTGCACACCCACACTTCCCTGGGCAGCTCAAATGTGTGTGCCACATTCCCCCCTTTTTATGAAAAGACACCCCCTCAGGTGACCCCCTAACTCAGCTGCACCTCCGTGGACAGGATCGCCCACAGGCACCCCATGGTCTGGGGATGAGATGGTGGCTTTGGGGAGGAGACTCCAGTCCTTTCCCTGCTAGTCCAACCCCCTCAAGTGGGCTCACACTCTGCCAGGACATGCACTCTGCTTTCCTGGAAGAAAGGCTTCTGAGGGCTGGTGGGAAGGAGGCTGTTAGCTCAGCaggagggcacctgccttgcatgtgtgaagtcctAAGTTCCATCTCCGCCCCCAACGAACACTTTCAAAGAGGTATTTACGGGGTTGGAGAGTAGGTACAGGGTTAacacacttcccttgcatgtggccagccctgattcaatccctgaatTCTACCTACCAGGAGCAGCCCGAGCATCACGGATGAGACCCCGCACTCTAGAGTAGTGAGCTACACAAGGTCGCTGCATCCTGGCAGTAACCAAGTGCATGCTGGGGGCAGCAGCAGAGCCTGTCACACTGGTGCTGGTGGGCGAGCAGGTGGGGGCCGTTTCTCGGAACCTGGTGGGTTTCCAGTCTCTAAAGCAGGAATCTGGGCAAGTCCGAGGAAACAGATCCTTGCTCACATTTTAGCACTGGGCTGAGAGCTCAAAGAACTGGCATCATGTATAGGAGAGTCTGGGTTGGTCCCCACACCCACGCACAGGGCCCCAGCACTCCGGAAGTGACTCCTGGGCACAGCAGGACTTCAGCCAAACAGAGCAGTGGGGCTAGGAGCCTGTGCCAGTCTGTTGACCCCAGGAGCCCCGCTCCTCCAGGGTAACCCTCCTGGCTCCAGGCACTTCTGCTCCGGACAGGAGTGGAAGACATGTTGCTCCTTCAGCCTCAACAAGGCTTTAAACTCAGATCTGACTCCACCACCCCAGGCTTCTCCCCATCAAGCCACACCGAGGTCCCTACAGACCCCATTGCTGTAGGCACCTGCTTTATAGCGGCAAGTCCACGGGCTGTCCAGGGACAAATAGGGACAAGTGTTCATTTCACTGTGTTAGTCAGGAGCCTACGGCTCTGGCTCTAGGAACAAGAACTGAAGCATGGGACACCCTTACAGTGGCCATCAGTGCTGCTGTGACACTGTCACCAACGTAGAAAGCAACCCAGATGCAGCACACGAACTCGCTTTTGTGGAGAAAAGACAGTCCAGTGACCAGTTGGCCCAGACAGGGCAAAGCCCAACTCCTCTACCACAGTAGTGAGCTGCACATCCAAATAAGGCAGCCAGAGCCTTACTGGGGGCTCCAAAAAGGGTACAGTCCACCACACTCCTGCAAGCCCAAAGCACCCTGGGCTCCTCAGAGAGCAGCACAGACATGACCCTTCTGTGTCTTCCCTTGGGGGGTTCCGATAAAATCTTCTCCTGCTCACACACACTGTCTACTCCAGTTCAGGGTAGTCTAAAACTCAGGGTCGAAGCTTCTGTGCTCACTGAGCATTTGGTCTTGCACACGTGGCCAGGGAACCAGGACAGCAAGTGAAGTGATGGGCAACAGAGGTCAGGGAGCTCAAACCTTTGCCTCCCTCAGGAGACTGATCGTACTCGGGCATATGCGCTGgggcgcgcgcacacacacagaaGACCGATGGGATCCACATTCAAGTGCGCGAGcgcgcgcacacacgcacacgcgcacacacacacacacaaaactgggAGCAAAGGGTATGATTGGGCATACAGAGAAGGCCAACAGCAAAGAGCTAGAGAAATCAGAGCGAGTCCCGGGTGTGAGGGCAGGCCTGGGGCAGGGGAACCTGTGTGAGGGAGAGCGTAGGACCCTACCCCTGGCCGGAGGCCCCGCCCCCTTCCCCGAGCAAAGGCTCTACCTCCTCCCTGCATCATCTTGTAGATCTTGCTCTCGATGTGGAGCTGCGGGTGTTTGGTTTTGACACATTCAAGTTTGATGGCCACTTCGTCTTCTGCAATAATGTCCGTACCttggcaaagaaagaaatcacGAAAGTTAATCGTGGAGGAACAAAGACCAGCCAAGCCCTGGAGAGGGAGTGAGGAGCAGCAGAGGTTCTCTGCTCGCCTAGAGATGCTGCCAGGCCCTAGAGATGGACAGTAACCCTGAGGCTCCCTTTGCAGACAGGAAGTGTGCAGTGTGTAGAAATGTCTACTTTTCCCCGTCACCCGTGTGTCTATGTCCTTATGCTGACCCTATGCTGCAGGTCTGAGCAGGGCAGGGCTCATATGACAGCTGGGCCCTCCTCAGTGTATGTAGGAGGAGGCCTTGCCCACACAGCAGTCAGACAGCTCTGTGACTGGGTGCCCACGGCCTGGAACTATGGTGGTCCATCAGGCCCCAAAGGggctgtgctagctctcctggGGACAGAGATGACTGTGCTGCTCTCTCTGTCCCGTGGCTGGTCCCactcccttatttttttcttttgtttttgggccacaccaggcagcactcagggattactcctggctctgcgctgagaaatcgctcctggcaggctcgggggaccgtatgggatgccggggattgaacccaggtccatcctggtcagtagtgtgcaaggcaaaggccataccgctgtgctatcactccggccccacctttcATTAGTTTTGTGCTAAAACTAGCGATATATCTGCTACTGCCTCTTGTTTACCAAcctgtgagttttctgtttgcttgtttgtttgggggtcgcacctgggcttactcatggctctgtaatGCAGGGTAACTTATGATGAACTGGGGGACCCTACGCAGTCCTTTGGACTCAAACCCAGACCATCCGCATGCAAGCTAGTGcattccccactgtactatctttccagtccccaaCCTGTAAGTTGGAAGATAAAATAAGAGCTGTAGCAATGCGGTAACAGATCTGCTTCCTGCAATAAGGAACTGTGGCCGACCAGCCCCCATGCTTCcaagcttctctctctccctcctctcctctcctctcctctctcccttctcccctctccccccctctctgtCCCACCCTACACCGGCACTTGACTGGGTCACAGGGAGCCACAGTTCCGGTACAGATTTCCGGACGAGAGAAAGGTAAGCAACTGTGCGAGCCACTGGTCTACTTTTGCCAGGTGACCATTCAAGGACAGAGGGGCTGAAGAATAGGACAGCTAGgcgtgtacttgccttgcatgtggccaaccccagttcaacccccagcaccctgccaggagtgattcctgagcgcagagccaggaaaaacccctgagcattaccagtgtcacccacaaaaaaaggaaacaaaaaaagaaaacaagccctTTCAGTCCCCAGGGTTGGGGAGCATGTCGAGCGGGCCTGGCTCAGCCCTGGTGGTAAGAAACACCCGTCTGACCATAGCTGTGGCCCAGGGCCTCGGAGCAGCAACCTCACCCCCAAAGTGGCCCTCAGACCCAAACTCCAAGCCAGCCTGGGACACGACTTCTGGCCTCATCACCCGAACgctggccgggggggggggggggggggggggggccccagTGACAGCAGGCAGAGCCCCCCCCACCCGCTGGCCCAGCACAGTCCACTTGGTGGGAACCAGTCCTCATCCTGCTCTGTGACCTGACAGTCACCCCTGAAACACAGACAGTGAGACCTACGACAACAGGCAACGCTCAGCGTGTTTCTGGGCTTTTGTGGGAGCCCCGCTTCCAAACACAGCAGGATGGGACCAGGGGGGCCAGAGACAGTTCCCAGACCTGGAGCACAGATGCAGGCAGGAGCCTGGGCTGAATTCCCAGGAGCACgcgctcccctgagcactgtcaagagtgactcctgagcaccaagttgAGAAAAGTCCCCAGCAGAAAGCCCAGCCCACACCAGAAGAGGAGATCTCTGCAGGCTCAGTCAGGAAGGTCCCCCCCAGTCTGCCTGACACGGAGCAGCAACCGGTCTGCCTCAAAGAGACAAGGAAT
This genomic interval carries:
- the CSNK1D gene encoding casein kinase I isoform X2 produces the protein MELRIGNRFRLGRKIGSGSFGDIYLGTDIIAEDEVAIKLECVKTKHPQLHIESKIYKMMQGGVGIPTIRWCGAEGDYNVMVMELLGPSLEDLFNFCSRKFSLKTVLLLADQMISRIEYIHSKNFIHRDVKPDNFLMGLGKKGNLVYIIDFGLAKKYRDARTHQHIPYRENKNLTGTARYASINTHLGIEQSRRDDLESLGYVLMYFNLGSLPWQGLKAATKRQKYERISEKKMSTPIEVLCKGYPSEFATYLNFCRSLRFDDKPDYSYLRQLFRNLFHRQGFSYDYVFDWNMLKFGASRAADDAERERRDREERLRHSRNPATRGLPSTASGRLRGTQEVVAPTPLTPTSHTANTSPRPVSGMERERKVSMRLHRGAPVNISSSDLTGRQDTSRMSTSQIPGRVASSGLQSAAPR
- the CSNK1D gene encoding casein kinase I isoform X1 — its product is MELRIGNRFRLGRKIGSGSFGDIYLGTDIIAEDEVAIKLECVKTKHPQLHIESKIYKMMQGGVGIPTIRWCGAEGDYNVMVMELLGPSLEDLFNFCSRKFSLKTVLLLADQMISRIEYIHSKNFIHRDVKPDNFLMGLGKKGNLVYIIDFGLAKKYRDARTHQHIPYRENKNLTGTARYASINTHLGIEQSRRDDLESLGYVLMYFNLGSLPWQGLKAATKRQKYERISEKKMSTPIEVLCKGYPSEFATYLNFCRSLRFDDKPDYSYLRQLFRNLFHRQGFSYDYVFDWNMLKFGASRAADDAERERRDREERLRHSRNPATRGLPSTASGRLRGTQEVVAPTPLTPTSHTANTSPRPVSGMERERKVSMRLHRGAPVNISSSDLTGRQDTSRMSTSQNSIPFEHLGK